Proteins encoded by one window of Anopheles maculipalpis chromosome 2RL, idAnoMacuDA_375_x, whole genome shotgun sequence:
- the LOC126558906 gene encoding uncharacterized protein LOC126558906 encodes MPWERPENVPYPNVWWTFDAPDPDREDGALVTYRVEDLTEDRFEDAIKLYTEHFLDDEPLCSYGRVRHYKLSYEEIVKFWMHVFSEKMTIVCYKEGSKELVGANLLAVKCVNDKIDISNLIKSESMQKLVAVNEYMTDTINLFERYGVDKYLTAYGLSVNNRYRGRGIATEILKARRPICRAFGIRLTSTNFTAIGSQIPAAKIGFQTDLEMMYGEFVKVNPTYTFEGIKSKSIKLMSLPIE; translated from the exons ATGCCTTGGGAACGACCGGAAAACGTGCCATATCCGAACGTTTGGTGGACTTTTGATGCTCCTGATCCGGACCGTGAGGATGGTGCGTTGGTTACGTACCGGGTGGAAGATTTGACGGAAGATCGTTTCGAAGATGCCATCAAGCTGTACACCGAGCATTTTCTTGATGACGAACCGCTATGTTCGTATGGACGTGTGCGGCACTATAAACTGTCGTACGAAGAGATTGTCAAATTCTGGATGCACGTTTTTAGCGAGAAGATGACTATAGTATGCTACAAGGAAGGTTCCAAAGAGCTAGTGGGAGCGAACCTGCTGGCAGTGAAGTGTGTCAATGATAAAATAGATATATCTAACTTG aTCAAATccgaaagtatgcaaaaattaGTGGCAGTAAATGAATACATGACCGACACTATAAATCTATTTGAGCGGTACGGTGTCGATAAGTATTTAACGGCCTACGGTCTGAGCGTGAATAATCGTTACCGAGGACGAGGGATCGCCACTGAGATACTTAAAGCCCGTAGACCGATTTGCCGTGCGTTCGGCATACGGCTGACGAGTACTAATTTCACCGCCATAGGTTCTCAGATACCTGCAGCGAAGATTGGCTTTCAAACGGATTTGGAAATGAT GTACGGTGAATTTGTAAAAGTCAACCCCACGTACACATTTGAAGGAATTAAGAGCAAAAGCATAAAGTTGATGAGCTTGCCGATAGAATGA
- the LOC126558929 gene encoding arylalkylamine N-acetyltransferase-like 2 — translation MSWKRPDNVPYPSVWHTFQAKDTESDQLVTYRVQDLPEDRFEEAIAHMMEYFVYDEPTCRAQNIAGEQQSVDEIADLWREFVKLRLVLVCFKQGSDEIVGMNMLYVSQQSDKEEYQCKGKIWRCIYDLVDYTMKQANIYERYGVDKYLGAMGLSVAPNYRGRGIATEILRARIPLCKAVGLPLTSTCFTAIGSQVAAAKAGYEETYVVSYDDMTKVDERFVFPNITTKYVKCMSKRVE, via the exons ATGAGCTGGAAACGGCCCGACAACGTACCGTACCCATCGGTTTGGCATACGTTCCAAGCCAAGGATACGGAAAGTGATCAACTGGTTACGTATCGCGTGCAGGATCTGCCGGAAGATCGTTTCGAGGAAGCGATCGCACACATGATGGAATATTTTGTCTACGATGAACCAACGTGTCGTGCCCAAA ATATCGCAGGTGAACAGCAAAGTGTAGATGAGATTGCGGATTTGTGGCGAGAATTCGTTAAACTTCGTCTAGTGCTCGTGTGCTTCAAGCAGGGAAGCGATGAAATCGTGGGCATGAACATGCTGTACGTTTCACAGCAAAGCGATAAGGAAGAGTATCAA TGCAAGGGCAAAATATGGAGATGCATTTACGATTTGGTCGATTATACGATGAAACAGGCAAACATTTATGAGCGATACGGCGTCGATAAGTATCTCGGAGCAATGGGACTTTCGGTGGCACCTAATTACCGGGGACGAGGCATTGCTACGGAAATTCTGCGCGCCAGAATTCCCCTTTGCAAGGCCGTTGGTTTACCGCTGACATCGACCTGCTTTACAGCAATCGGATCACAAGTTGCAGCAGCGAAAGCCGGCTACGAGGAAACGTACGTCGTGTCGTACGATGATATGACCAAGGTAGACGAACGTTTCGTTTTTCCAAATATTACTACCAAGTATGTAAAGTGTATGTCAAAGCGGGTAGAATAA
- the LOC126558883 gene encoding N-acylneuraminate cytidylyltransferase, with amino-acid sequence MKCILGIAAVLLIKFDSCITDDDDSEIPIAALVLARGGSKGIPLKNIVEIQPNQTLLARTLHTIQRSGVFSSIWVSTDHEQIAAEATRHGATVFARSATHAQDHSSSLEATHEFLLAHPEIHHFALIQCTSPFLRADYLRQAAAQVRTFSDPSMEVSSCTFSVVRSYKLRWRKDAVSGHLQAINFDPMARPRRQDWEGELVETGMFYFSERQLVMDVGSFQSEWCTVVEVDELDALEIDNMRDLTLARVLVGIK; translated from the exons ATGAAGTGCATACTGGGAATAGCAGCTGTATTACTGATTAAATTTGATTCTTGTATCACAGACGACGATGACTC TGAAATTCCCATTGCCGCACTCGTGCTCGCGCGCGGAGGATCCAAAGGCATACCGCTGAAAAATATCGTTGAAATTCAACCCAATCAAACCCTGTTGGCACGCACCTTACACACAATTCAACGGTCCGGTGTATTTAGTTCAATTTGGGTATCGACCGACCACGAGCAGATTGCTGCTGAAGCTACTCGCCACGGTGCCACAGTGTTTGCCCGCTCGGCAACGCACGCACAGGACCATTCGAGCTCGTTGGAAGCGACACACGAGTTCCTACTCGCCCATCCGGAGATACACCATTTCGCCTTGATTCAATGCACTTCACCGTTTCTACGGGCTGACTATTTGAGGCAGGCTGCCGCCCAGGTTCGTACGTTTTCAGACCCTTCGATGGAAGTGTCTTCGTGTACCTTTAGTGTAGTGAGAAGTTACAAGTTGCGCTGGCGAAAGGATGCGGTTAGTGGACATTTGCAAGCGATCAATTTTGATCCGATGGCACGCCCGAGACGGCAGGATTGGGAGGGTGAGTTAGTAGAAACGGGCATGTTTTACTTTTCCGAACGGCAGCTTGTAATGGATGTGGGGAGTTTTCAAAGCGAATGGTGCACTGTGGTGGAAGTGGACGAACTGGATGCCCTAGAGATTGACAATATGCGGGATCTGACGCTAGCTCGTGTTTTGGTTGGTATTAAATAG
- the LOC126556698 gene encoding uncharacterized protein LOC126556698 isoform X2 yields MSTSSERVEWVEIIEPRTKEHMYANLTTGECVWDPPEGVTIKRTDASQWWELFDTNTCRFYYYNVASQKTVWHRPQNCDIIPLAKLQTLKQNTDPSDRKDATLPHHHHHHHHHGTSGSGSSTGGLGGLGALGGASKLGGSGTVGKSCGHRTATGVTDYRDRDHHHRSSSSGHRRAGGGGLDQRSNSELLASPQGRHSLQHSYRMLQESSSSHNIPHSVVVPSPSASAAAVSSSEKLALGSLHHSSALPPPHQMLSYSISNSSDLAAGSLSSPSHSLSTPQFKKKFMHDGGGVGGSSSKSSSKDGNLVGGGMVSKHESFDYGGNPSASSISLTRSGSFLSSAGITSGVGGAIGTPISSRPYGPSGSGGSHHSSSGSHRKGSFDGNGGSGSAGAGTGGSVGGGGGASGGGGGGGGGGGSDDSMHEKYFKSVENTPITRRRHTTSSKSPLQQQKQSSDSSPQSPISPQQQQQQQQQGKVQRPSALSVELSSGSSYQNNGSNKSSHKNSNTNSSNTTGDHHPSELLYIADAAASKTDKYLDKMKHDRGAGKISPGAVSMGGKQSPYPPNIPASSSSSHPMDLTGGGGSSSTAKGSGGKDQFSLNLNQSNLDRHNRAHDQQQQTLEKKSSGSTHTVASNNSSTHNAKHGKRTKNYNNHNNTASGTGFDFDYDNGNTSPLYCNWDKEMQEHLLPLQHYILEQAKLSGSYGLGDLDSDSFHSDSQSEHSFSGHEPDNEDSDHSDGHGDYLAHYPYEEYGARHAQDGGVSYYNFEFNFGDRDEKEDISEEVTAKLESMPDQIYSPVKNHPPLHKFPSPAFQGGRPGLDPSGLLSDAVDRGPPTVPMGSGNGTFGSKTSYLQQMAAAAGQHQQQQQLSGGMQPQPQQQQPPHKLNKATLLQRFQENLTLGVTAPGAGSNGKIAEMALLKECDIEKFAQDNLNLHSKGIFRKKSSVRDMLSWTSNAISRPMLSLARDKAGKKMATDLFKLVQIYMGDRKARIGMSLNSVAIDIVTMAMGQAQLRDELYIQMCRQTTENPSRDSLIRGWELMAICLSFVPPSPTFQPALLGYINRHRDPSFATSFPEVGKWPIHVQISHYATIACRRLDRIGSSGRKQAKRPTEDEINQAREQIFRDSMFGNTLSEVMELQKERFPDRQLPWIQTTLSEQVLLLNGKQTEGIFRVPADVDEVNMLKNLIDRWEFPENKGTMDAHAPASLLKLWYRELYDPLIPDELYDDCVQTEDPAEAAAIVEKLPKINRLVLTYLIHFLQQFSLPDVVANTKMDSSNLAMVFAPNLLRCQSQDPKVILENARKEMTFMRTLIQHMDTSSVTYLV; encoded by the exons ATGTCAACATCGTCCGAAAG AGTGGAATGGGTGGAAATCATCGAGCCCCGAACGAAGGAACATATGTACGCCAATTTGACCACAGGTGAATGTGTGTGGGATCCTCCTGAG GGTGTTACTATCAAGCGCACAGATGCATCGCAGTGGTGGGAGCTGTTCGACACAAATACCTGTCGCTTTTACTACTACAATGTTGCCTCACAGAAAACCGTTTGGCATCGGCCGCAGAACTGTGATATTATCCCACTGGCCAAGCTTCAAACGCTGAAACAAAACACCGATCCAAGCGATCGGAAAGATGCGACACTTccgcaccatcaccatcatcaccaccatcatggCACGAGCGGCAGTGGTAGCAGTACCGGAGGACTCGGTGGTCTTGGAGCACTCGGCGGTGCATCGAAGTTGGGCGGCAGTGGTACGGTAGGAAAATCTTGCGGTCATCGAACGGCAACGGGCGTTACGGATTATCGTGACAGAGACCATCACCATCGTAGCTCTAGTTCCGGGCACCGGCGGGCAGGTGGTGGCGGATTAGATCAACGCAGCAATAGTGAACTTCTGGCCAGTCCGCAAGGCAGACACAGTCTGCAGCATAG CTATCGTATGCTACAGGAAAGCTCCAGTTCTCACAACATTCCCCATTCGGTCGTCGTCCCTTCGCCTTCCGCATCAGCAGCGGCAGTGAGTAGTAGTGAAAAGCTAGCCCTCGGATCATTACATCATTCGTCCGCATTGCCACCACCGCACCAGATGCTATCGTACTCGATCTCCAATTCGTCGGATCTCGCGGCTGGCAGCCTTTCGTCACCGTCACACTCGTTGAGCACGCCGCAGTTCAAAAAGAAGTTCATGCAtgacggtggtggtgtgggAGGTTCCTCATCCAAATCGTCCTCGAAGGACGGCAATCTTGTCGGCGGCGGGATGGTATCCAAGCATGAAAGCTTCGATTACGGTGGCA ATCCGAGTGCATCATCAATTTCACTTACAAGATCGGGTAGTTTTCTATCGTCTGCGGGAATAACTAGTGGCGTCGGTGGAGCTATTGGCACTCCTATCTCTTCGCGACCGTACGGGCCATCTGGAAGCGGAGGAAGTCACCATTCTTCTAGCGGTTCTCACAGAAAGGGTAGCTTTGATGGGAACGGTGGAAGTGGCAGTGCTGGTGCGGGTACTGGAGGCAGTgtcggtggtggaggaggagcaTCAggaggcggtggtggtggtggtggaggaggaggaagtgATGACTCGAtgcatgaaaaatattttaaatcggTGGAAAATACACCCATCACGCGAAGGCGTCACACAACGTCCTCTAAATCGCCCTTGCAGCAACAAAAGCAATCAAGCGATTCTAGTCCCCAAAGTCCCATTAgtccacagcagcagcagcagcagcagcagcaaggcaAAGTGCAACGGCCGTCAGCATTGTCGGTGGAGTTATCTTCCGGTAGCAGTTACCAAAACAACGGCAGCAACAAATCTAGTCATAAAAATAGCAATACCAATAGTAGCAACACCACAGGTGATCATCATCCCAGCGAGCTGCTGTACATTGCCGATGCTGCGGCAAGCAAGACGGACAAGTATCTTGACAAAATGAAACATGATCGTGGCGCTGGCAAAATATCGCCCGGTGCGGTGTCCATGGGCGGTAAACAATCACCCTATCCGCCGAACattccggcatcctcatcctcTAGTCATCCGATGGATCTAACAGGTGGCGGTGGGAGTAGCAGCACTGCCAAAGGCAGTGGAGGTAAGGATCAGTTTTCGTTGAACCTGAACCAATCCAACCTCGACCGTCACAATCGGGCACatgatcagcagcaacaaacgtTAGAGAAAAAGTCATCAGGATCGACGCATACTGTCGCCTCGAATAATTCATCCACGCACAACGCGAAACATGGAAAGAGGACTAAAAATTATAACAATCACAACAATACCGCCAGTGGTACCGGGTTCGATTTCGATTACGACAACGGCAATACCTCGCCTTTGTACTGTAACTGGGATAAA GAAATGCAGGAACATTTGCTCCCATTGCAACACTATATTCTAGAACAAGCGAAACTGTCCGGCTCGTACGGACTGGGTGATCTGGACTCGGATTCATTTCACTCCGATAGTCAATCAGAGCATTCATTTTCCGGTCACGAACCGGACAATGAAGACTCTGATCATTCGGACGGACACGGTGACTATTTGGCGCATTATCCTTACGAAGAGTATGGCGCCCGGCATGCGCAGGATGGCGGTGTTTCGTACTATAACTTTGAGTTCAATTTTGGTGATCGAGATGAAAAAGAAGACAT ATCCGAAGAGGTTACGGCAAAATTGGAGAGCATGCCGGATCAAATATACAGCCCGGTAAAAAATCATCCTCCACTGCACAAATTTCCTTCGCCTGCATTCCAGGGAGGCAGGCCAGGCCTAGACCCGTCCGGTTTGCTGTCGGATGCCGTTGACCGTGGCCCTCCCACAGTACCAATGGGCAGTGGTAATGGTACATTTGGCTCGAAAACGTCTTACCTGCAACAGATGGCTGCGGCCGCTGgtcaacatcaacagcagcagcagctgagtgGAGGAATGCAGCCACAacctcagcagcaacaaccaccGCACAAACTCAACAAAGCTACATTGTTGCAACGATTCCAGGAAAATCTAACACTCGGTGTAACTGCACCCGGTGCAGGCAGTAATGGAAAAATAGCAGAAATGGCACTGCTAAAAGAATGTGACATCGAGAAATTTGCGCAGGATAATCTCAACCTACACTCGAAGGGCATATTTcgcaaaaaatcttctgtacgAGACATGCTCAGTTGGACGTCAAACGCGATAAGCCGCCCGATGCTATCACTCGCACGAGACAAGGCAGGCAAAAAGATGGCAACGGATCTGTTTAAATTGGTTCAGATATACATGGGTGATCGAAAGGCGCGCATTGGCATGAGCCTGAATTCGGTCGCGATAGACATTGTGACGATGGCGATGGGTCAGGCACAGCTGCGGGACGAGCTGTATATTCAGATGTGCCGCCAGACGACAGAGAATCCGAGTCGGGATTCGCTGATTCGGGGTTGGGAACTGATGGCAATTTGTCTGTCGTTTGTACCACCGTCGCCTACCTTCCAGCCGGCTTTGCTGGGTTACATCAATCGCCATCGCGATCCATCGTTTGCGACTAGCTTCCCAGAGGTTGGTAAATGGCCAATTCATGTGCAAATTTCTCACTATGCTACGATAGCGTGCCGGCGGTTGGATCGGATTGGAAGCTCTGGtagaaagcaagcaaaacgacCGACCGAGGATGAAATCAACCAGGCGCGGGAGCAAATATTCCGCGACAGTATGTTCGGCAATACGCTTAGCGAAGTGATGGAATTGCAGAAAGAGCGATTCCCGGATCGTCAGCTTCCCTGGATACAGACAACGCTTTCCGAACAA GTGTTACTGTTGAACGGCAAACAAACTGAAGGCATTTTCCGAGTACCGGCCGATGTTGACGAAGTTAATATGCTGAAGAATCTTATTGATCGCTGGGAGTTTCCAGAAAACAAGGGAACGATGG ATGCTCACGCTCCTGCTAGTTTGCTAAAGCTATGGTATCGCGAGCTGTACgatccgttgattccggatgAGCTTTATGATGATTGTGTCCAAACAGAAGACCCCGCTGAGGCGGCCGCTATTGTAGAAAAGTTACCAAAAATCAATAGATTG GTTCTCACttatttgatacattttttgcaacaattttcctTGCCGGACGTTGTTGCTAACACCAAGATGGATTCATCTAACCTGGCGATGGTATTTGCGCCCAATTTGCTACGCTGCCAGTCACAAGATCCAAAAGTAATTTTAGAAAATGCCCGTAAAGAGATGACATTTATGCGCACCCTGATACAGCATATGGACACGTCCAGTGTGACGTATTTGGTGTAA
- the LOC126556698 gene encoding hornerin isoform X1: MSTSSERVEWVEIIEPRTKEHMYANLTTGECVWDPPEGVTIKRTDASQWWELFDTNTCRFYYYNVASQKTVWHRPQNCDIIPLAKLQTLKQNTDPSDRKDATLPHHHHHHHHHGTSGSGSSTGGLGGLGALGGASKLGGSGTVGKSCGHRTATGVTDYRDRDHHHRSSSSGHRRAGGGGLDQRSNSELLASPQGRHSLQHRLPPKILTSPLADGNSSHSSISRLDSHKFCRHGQHQSSGGTASGGGLGTAGIAVPSSGSVRGSQRYPASYQHGHLHASQQQHQQHHNQRLHHHHHPENSLKSDGSLSSSYRRLHGGVTGSLHDPGSSSLRYGSGSSGYATNGHSSGGGSGTGSRKHNPDSSSGYRMLQESSSSHNIPHSVVVPSPSASAAAVSSSEKLALGSLHHSSALPPPHQMLSYSISNSSDLAAGSLSSPSHSLSTPQFKKKFMHDGGGVGGSSSKSSSKDGNLVGGGMVSKHESFDYGGNPSASSISLTRSGSFLSSAGITSGVGGAIGTPISSRPYGPSGSGGSHHSSSGSHRKGSFDGNGGSGSAGAGTGGSVGGGGGASGGGGGGGGGGGSDDSMHEKYFKSVENTPITRRRHTTSSKSPLQQQKQSSDSSPQSPISPQQQQQQQQQGKVQRPSALSVELSSGSSYQNNGSNKSSHKNSNTNSSNTTGDHHPSELLYIADAAASKTDKYLDKMKHDRGAGKISPGAVSMGGKQSPYPPNIPASSSSSHPMDLTGGGGSSSTAKGSGGKDQFSLNLNQSNLDRHNRAHDQQQQTLEKKSSGSTHTVASNNSSTHNAKHGKRTKNYNNHNNTASGTGFDFDYDNGNTSPLYCNWDKEMQEHLLPLQHYILEQAKLSGSYGLGDLDSDSFHSDSQSEHSFSGHEPDNEDSDHSDGHGDYLAHYPYEEYGARHAQDGGVSYYNFEFNFGDRDEKEDISEEVTAKLESMPDQIYSPVKNHPPLHKFPSPAFQGGRPGLDPSGLLSDAVDRGPPTVPMGSGNGTFGSKTSYLQQMAAAAGQHQQQQQLSGGMQPQPQQQQPPHKLNKATLLQRFQENLTLGVTAPGAGSNGKIAEMALLKECDIEKFAQDNLNLHSKGIFRKKSSVRDMLSWTSNAISRPMLSLARDKAGKKMATDLFKLVQIYMGDRKARIGMSLNSVAIDIVTMAMGQAQLRDELYIQMCRQTTENPSRDSLIRGWELMAICLSFVPPSPTFQPALLGYINRHRDPSFATSFPEVGKWPIHVQISHYATIACRRLDRIGSSGRKQAKRPTEDEINQAREQIFRDSMFGNTLSEVMELQKERFPDRQLPWIQTTLSEQVLLLNGKQTEGIFRVPADVDEVNMLKNLIDRWEFPENKGTMDAHAPASLLKLWYRELYDPLIPDELYDDCVQTEDPAEAAAIVEKLPKINRLVLTYLIHFLQQFSLPDVVANTKMDSSNLAMVFAPNLLRCQSQDPKVILENARKEMTFMRTLIQHMDTSSVTYLV; this comes from the exons ATGTCAACATCGTCCGAAAG AGTGGAATGGGTGGAAATCATCGAGCCCCGAACGAAGGAACATATGTACGCCAATTTGACCACAGGTGAATGTGTGTGGGATCCTCCTGAG GGTGTTACTATCAAGCGCACAGATGCATCGCAGTGGTGGGAGCTGTTCGACACAAATACCTGTCGCTTTTACTACTACAATGTTGCCTCACAGAAAACCGTTTGGCATCGGCCGCAGAACTGTGATATTATCCCACTGGCCAAGCTTCAAACGCTGAAACAAAACACCGATCCAAGCGATCGGAAAGATGCGACACTTccgcaccatcaccatcatcaccaccatcatggCACGAGCGGCAGTGGTAGCAGTACCGGAGGACTCGGTGGTCTTGGAGCACTCGGCGGTGCATCGAAGTTGGGCGGCAGTGGTACGGTAGGAAAATCTTGCGGTCATCGAACGGCAACGGGCGTTACGGATTATCGTGACAGAGACCATCACCATCGTAGCTCTAGTTCCGGGCACCGGCGGGCAGGTGGTGGCGGATTAGATCAACGCAGCAATAGTGAACTTCTGGCCAGTCCGCAAGGCAGACACAGTCTGCAGCATAG ATTGCCACCGAAAATCTTAACCTCTCCGTTGGCTGATGGTAACAGCAGCCACTCTTCGATCAGTCGACTGGATTCGCACAAATTTTGCAGACACGGACAGCACCAGTCGAGTGGAGGTACTGCTAGTGGTGGCGGTCTGGGAACCGCTGGCATCGCAGTACCATCGTCTGGATCGGTTCGTGGTAGCCAGCGATATCCAGCCAGCTATCAGCATGGCCATCTTCATGCgtcacaacaacagcaccagcagcaccacaaTCAACGgctccaccatcaccatcatcccgAAAATTCGCTCAAATCAGACGGAAGTTTATCCAGTAGCTACCGGCGACTGCACGGTGGCGTTACCGGCAGTTTACATGACCCCGGGAGCAGTTCGCTTCGGTACGGAAGTGGTTCCAGTGGTTATGCTACGAATGGCCATAGCAGCGGTGGCGGCAGTGGTACGGGTAGTAGAAAACACAATCCTGACAGTAGTAGCGG CTATCGTATGCTACAGGAAAGCTCCAGTTCTCACAACATTCCCCATTCGGTCGTCGTCCCTTCGCCTTCCGCATCAGCAGCGGCAGTGAGTAGTAGTGAAAAGCTAGCCCTCGGATCATTACATCATTCGTCCGCATTGCCACCACCGCACCAGATGCTATCGTACTCGATCTCCAATTCGTCGGATCTCGCGGCTGGCAGCCTTTCGTCACCGTCACACTCGTTGAGCACGCCGCAGTTCAAAAAGAAGTTCATGCAtgacggtggtggtgtgggAGGTTCCTCATCCAAATCGTCCTCGAAGGACGGCAATCTTGTCGGCGGCGGGATGGTATCCAAGCATGAAAGCTTCGATTACGGTGGCA ATCCGAGTGCATCATCAATTTCACTTACAAGATCGGGTAGTTTTCTATCGTCTGCGGGAATAACTAGTGGCGTCGGTGGAGCTATTGGCACTCCTATCTCTTCGCGACCGTACGGGCCATCTGGAAGCGGAGGAAGTCACCATTCTTCTAGCGGTTCTCACAGAAAGGGTAGCTTTGATGGGAACGGTGGAAGTGGCAGTGCTGGTGCGGGTACTGGAGGCAGTgtcggtggtggaggaggagcaTCAggaggcggtggtggtggtggtggaggaggaggaagtgATGACTCGAtgcatgaaaaatattttaaatcggTGGAAAATACACCCATCACGCGAAGGCGTCACACAACGTCCTCTAAATCGCCCTTGCAGCAACAAAAGCAATCAAGCGATTCTAGTCCCCAAAGTCCCATTAgtccacagcagcagcagcagcagcagcagcaaggcaAAGTGCAACGGCCGTCAGCATTGTCGGTGGAGTTATCTTCCGGTAGCAGTTACCAAAACAACGGCAGCAACAAATCTAGTCATAAAAATAGCAATACCAATAGTAGCAACACCACAGGTGATCATCATCCCAGCGAGCTGCTGTACATTGCCGATGCTGCGGCAAGCAAGACGGACAAGTATCTTGACAAAATGAAACATGATCGTGGCGCTGGCAAAATATCGCCCGGTGCGGTGTCCATGGGCGGTAAACAATCACCCTATCCGCCGAACattccggcatcctcatcctcTAGTCATCCGATGGATCTAACAGGTGGCGGTGGGAGTAGCAGCACTGCCAAAGGCAGTGGAGGTAAGGATCAGTTTTCGTTGAACCTGAACCAATCCAACCTCGACCGTCACAATCGGGCACatgatcagcagcaacaaacgtTAGAGAAAAAGTCATCAGGATCGACGCATACTGTCGCCTCGAATAATTCATCCACGCACAACGCGAAACATGGAAAGAGGACTAAAAATTATAACAATCACAACAATACCGCCAGTGGTACCGGGTTCGATTTCGATTACGACAACGGCAATACCTCGCCTTTGTACTGTAACTGGGATAAA GAAATGCAGGAACATTTGCTCCCATTGCAACACTATATTCTAGAACAAGCGAAACTGTCCGGCTCGTACGGACTGGGTGATCTGGACTCGGATTCATTTCACTCCGATAGTCAATCAGAGCATTCATTTTCCGGTCACGAACCGGACAATGAAGACTCTGATCATTCGGACGGACACGGTGACTATTTGGCGCATTATCCTTACGAAGAGTATGGCGCCCGGCATGCGCAGGATGGCGGTGTTTCGTACTATAACTTTGAGTTCAATTTTGGTGATCGAGATGAAAAAGAAGACAT ATCCGAAGAGGTTACGGCAAAATTGGAGAGCATGCCGGATCAAATATACAGCCCGGTAAAAAATCATCCTCCACTGCACAAATTTCCTTCGCCTGCATTCCAGGGAGGCAGGCCAGGCCTAGACCCGTCCGGTTTGCTGTCGGATGCCGTTGACCGTGGCCCTCCCACAGTACCAATGGGCAGTGGTAATGGTACATTTGGCTCGAAAACGTCTTACCTGCAACAGATGGCTGCGGCCGCTGgtcaacatcaacagcagcagcagctgagtgGAGGAATGCAGCCACAacctcagcagcaacaaccaccGCACAAACTCAACAAAGCTACATTGTTGCAACGATTCCAGGAAAATCTAACACTCGGTGTAACTGCACCCGGTGCAGGCAGTAATGGAAAAATAGCAGAAATGGCACTGCTAAAAGAATGTGACATCGAGAAATTTGCGCAGGATAATCTCAACCTACACTCGAAGGGCATATTTcgcaaaaaatcttctgtacgAGACATGCTCAGTTGGACGTCAAACGCGATAAGCCGCCCGATGCTATCACTCGCACGAGACAAGGCAGGCAAAAAGATGGCAACGGATCTGTTTAAATTGGTTCAGATATACATGGGTGATCGAAAGGCGCGCATTGGCATGAGCCTGAATTCGGTCGCGATAGACATTGTGACGATGGCGATGGGTCAGGCACAGCTGCGGGACGAGCTGTATATTCAGATGTGCCGCCAGACGACAGAGAATCCGAGTCGGGATTCGCTGATTCGGGGTTGGGAACTGATGGCAATTTGTCTGTCGTTTGTACCACCGTCGCCTACCTTCCAGCCGGCTTTGCTGGGTTACATCAATCGCCATCGCGATCCATCGTTTGCGACTAGCTTCCCAGAGGTTGGTAAATGGCCAATTCATGTGCAAATTTCTCACTATGCTACGATAGCGTGCCGGCGGTTGGATCGGATTGGAAGCTCTGGtagaaagcaagcaaaacgacCGACCGAGGATGAAATCAACCAGGCGCGGGAGCAAATATTCCGCGACAGTATGTTCGGCAATACGCTTAGCGAAGTGATGGAATTGCAGAAAGAGCGATTCCCGGATCGTCAGCTTCCCTGGATACAGACAACGCTTTCCGAACAA GTGTTACTGTTGAACGGCAAACAAACTGAAGGCATTTTCCGAGTACCGGCCGATGTTGACGAAGTTAATATGCTGAAGAATCTTATTGATCGCTGGGAGTTTCCAGAAAACAAGGGAACGATGG ATGCTCACGCTCCTGCTAGTTTGCTAAAGCTATGGTATCGCGAGCTGTACgatccgttgattccggatgAGCTTTATGATGATTGTGTCCAAACAGAAGACCCCGCTGAGGCGGCCGCTATTGTAGAAAAGTTACCAAAAATCAATAGATTG GTTCTCACttatttgatacattttttgcaacaattttcctTGCCGGACGTTGTTGCTAACACCAAGATGGATTCATCTAACCTGGCGATGGTATTTGCGCCCAATTTGCTACGCTGCCAGTCACAAGATCCAAAAGTAATTTTAGAAAATGCCCGTAAAGAGATGACATTTATGCGCACCCTGATACAGCATATGGACACGTCCAGTGTGACGTATTTGGTGTAA